CCTGTTCATTGACCTGGAAACCGCGCTCCAGCAAGAGCTTGATGACCTTCTCCTGTGCAGGATGTTTTTTAAAGTTGTTCAGTATTTTGCTCCACATGGATTGCGAACCTGAAAATTAATTATTATAATAGATATCAATAGTAAATTAATTATACTAAATATCAATAGTATATTAATCATTCTTAAATCCATTCATAATGTGCCATTACCTCTGGCTTGAAATCAAACAGGAGGCTACCCTCAACGTATCCGAAAAACAGGCATCCACCACAATTCCGTGCTGTTCTGGCACGTTGGTCCTTTGACGACTCCCATACATGTTCCAGCCCCTCGCTTGCATGACCAAGTCGTTCTTTTTGTACCCGGCAGTGTTCTATGCAGCCATCTGATGTGACATTGAGGATAATATCAGCGGCATGACACGTGAAATCCATGGTACGGTCCCGTACCATTTTCAGGTATGTCAGGGAATTGATAATAGGATATCCTTCTTTCTTCAGCCTGATTATACTGTCCACAGCCCGCTCGTATTTGGCAGTATCCTGTATCCCTATCCTGTCCCACACATCCTGACCTATGCCTCCTGACTGGTTCAGCGCCTCAAAGGATATCCATACTCCCATCTCCCTGGCCAGGTGTACCAGCGGCTCAATATCATCCAGGTTCTGTCCGGAGATGACGCAGTTCATCAGGATAGGGTTCCTGCGCCCATCATTAGCCGCTTCGATACCGGCCAGAAGGTCATTGAAATCCATGCCCCTGATATCTTTATAGGAATCGGTCCCGTCTACTGATACTGACAGGTAGTCCACCACATCCAGTTCATGCGCCCGCTGTTTAAGCAGTTTACCGTTCGTTATCATGGACGTTATCATTCCCAGCTCGCGGGCATATGCCATGATAAAGGGCAGGTCGTCCCTCAATAATGGTTCTACGGTCCAGGCATTGTAATACTTGATGCCAAAACGTTTTGCCTCATCCAGCATGCGCAGGATATCCCCCGTCTCCATTTCGTCCTTTTCTTCTTTCCAGTATTCACAAAAATCGCAATGCATGTTGCACCTTGCATTGATACCGTGGGATAGGACGAAAGGTCTTTTTTTGATCCTGAGCTGCCAGAGGGCTTTAGATGCAAGAATGGGGGAGAATGTTCTCATAGAGGTCAGGTATTGAGGTCATTTCATGGTATGTTCCAGTGCCGGTCCAACAATCATACAGTATAGCTGTGATGATATAACGGGTTTATTATCTATTGTTCCAATTTCCACGTGCTCGTCAGGATACCCTAACTTTTCAAGAACTGCAACCGGTACATCGAGTCTGATACTTCCAAGGATCGATACCACTTCATCGACACCAAAATGCGGGGAAGGAAGCAAGAAAATGGTTGAACCCAAAGTAATGGCCCGCCTGAATTTTATTGCTACAGGTGCCGGATTCCTGCCATGCGCGTTAACCACCACGATACCGGCAAGGTTAACTTTCAACCGGGCACATGCAGCCTGCAAAGATGAGATCCCGGGTATTACCACATCATTGGGTCCTGCAAATTTACCCAGGCCTGAAAGGTTGGGGTCGCCGGTTGAAAGGAGAACAGCATCGGAGGGAAGGTCACGTACCCGTCCATAGTCCTCTATCGCCCTGGCTTCGCAGCAAATATATTCAGCTGCCAGTTCAAGGGCACGGGGTGAACCATACACCATCCCGGCTTGCTGTATTGTCAGGGCGGCCTCTGGGGTCACCATACCAGGACCGATACCAACGCCAACGATTTTCATGCTATGCTCTCCGTATCCTTTATAATAGTGCCATCCCTGTCAAGGAGTATTATCCTCGTCCTTCCTGCTTTATTCACAGCCGCCTCGAGCGCCCGGTCCAGATTTGGGTTCGTCGGGTCATTATCCACCATCTCAAGCACGGTGTTGAACCCTGTCCCCTCCAGGATATCAGGCACTGCCCATTTCAATATCAATCCCGGGAGCCCACATAGTATCGTTTCTCCCCCTGACGCCTTAATACCTTCGTCAAGCCGGCTGCCCACCATGACGACCGTATGTTCAGGGAACAGCATCTGGGAATAACGCATCCCGACACGCCCTGTGGTCAGTACCACGTTCGAGGCATCTCGTATAAGGTCCATCCTGGTCTCGCCCAGGTGGTCGCTCCATGGTTCCACGAATCCGGTCGTTCCCAGTATGGATATGCCGCCTTCCACACCGACCCGCGGATTCAGGGTTTGTGCCCCCACAGCTACGCCATCAGGTACAGACAGGCTCACGATGGCACCTTCCAGGCCGGTCTCATCCAGTGCCTCCTGGATAGATTCCAGTATCTGGCGGTACGGAGCAGGATTTATGGCAGGCATCCCGACTTCAACCTGCAGTCCGCCTCTGGTGACCCTGCCAATACCGGGTCCTGCGAGCAGTTCAATCCGGGAGGAGGGAATTGCCTCAGCAATGAATACCAGACCACCCGTTGCATCGCTTTCATGGTCGCCCGGTATCTTTACCACCTCTGCCCTGCCGCTCGCTGCCTGTGTGCTAAGGTGTGCCCGTATTCCAGCCGGGGTAGGTACCGATACTGAATCCACCTCTCCCTGTATTGATAACACTGAAGCTTTAGCTGCGGCTGCAGCGGTTGTACCTGTGGTAAAGCCTCTGTGCAGCACCTTGCCGTTTGAGAGTACCACCAGCAGTCCTGCTCTCACGCCTTCGGCCAGTTCCCGGGACGGCATGTCCACCCGGTCGAGCCATTCCCTGGGAATCTGAAAATCGTTTACGGGGTCAATTAATTTCATATTATGTACTATATTGTGGCTTACTATTCAAACAATTTTATTATATAACTTTTGTATAAAATTTCTAGCGTGATAAAGTAAATAATTTGTAGTACTTATCGTTTTTTGAGTTATATATGTATTGTTAAATATTATTTAACGAAACAAAGTGGAGACCATCACGTATTTTGTGAGCATAAACCTTAAATAGCAGATACTGAATATCCTGCGGTTTCCAGCGACTTGATTAGTAAACATGTTTTAGTATGGTCAATAATCCATCAAGCTCTGTGGCAGAAGTCAAGCACCATAATCCATAGTTGCGGAGGTGGTTGATGTCTCGTCGAAAACTGTTCTGTTAAGTACGGACCGGGCGCAGGCATCAATGCAAGAATAGAGGCGGCGGGTAAGGTGCAGGAATGGAGGTAGCTGGAAGTGAAGAAATGAATGGAGCCCGTACTTTTATCACAATAAAGATATATTTCAGATGGGTCCGGCACGTCTTAACATACCGCCCCATCTTCATACCGAAGCAGCATAAACACTCTGTCCCTGCCCAAAATATGAATCATATACATGCTGATATACTACATCACACTTATTCTGATATACCTCTGGAGTATAAATTCGAGGCAGAAGATCTAACGTCTCTTCGATAGATACAAAGACCGCAGCCCGGGATTGTTGTCTTTTACGCCAATCCAGCACCAACATCTCATCTTTTAGGGTTTCCAAAAGCTTTTGTGCCACCTTCTTAACCTGTGATTCTTCTTTCTCATTCAAAGTAATTTCCGGCCTGGTCAATAGATCAAAGATTGCCAATTCCTCTTCGCTAAGTTTTTCGGCAATTCCCCGTTTTTCTTCTGCATTGATTTCTTGAGCAAAAGCCATTAATTTCGTGAAAAAGAACTCCACATTATGTGAGCCAGAATTATACTCATCAATCATTTCCTGGAACTTCTCCAGATAATCCATCCGACTTTTATTTAAACGAATCAACTGCGCCAATTTATTTTCAACTGAAGCTCTCAATTTTTCTGTTTCGATCCGTTTATGGCCTTTTTCAAAAGCTTCCTTTAATGCTTCAAAATTAACCTGGCTTAAATCCAGGTATTTGCTTACATCAGATTGTTCGGATGGATCCTGGATGATGTATCCTTCTGTAGCAATTGACTGATCTAACAAATCTTCAACTTCACCCATAATATCTGAGATATCAGCTTTCGGTGTCAGGGAACGAATTTTTACAGCTATTACTGTGATGAGTTTCTGGCTGGGTCCAAACTCATTTGCGGCTGGATCGGGGAGAATCGCCCGGTATATTTTAGCTACGTTCACTGCCAGTGACAGGTATTTTTTCTTCGAATCATCATTGACTAAAATTGCTTCAACAGCATTATCAAGTAATTTCACACGTTTAAAACCATCAGCAGCATGAATTTTAGCCAGGTTGATACCTCGTTTTTTACAAAAATCTGTTGTTTCATTGATCACCTGTTTCAGGTACTGAACAAGCTCACTTTTATCCCTTACCGGAGTTTCGCCCTCTTTGGTTTCTCCACCACCAGCAGATCCATAGATGGCCAGAGCTTTTTCCAGATTCCGGAATACTCCGATATAATCCACTATCAGGCCATTTAACTTATCTCCAAAAACACGGTTTGCCCTGGCAATGGTCTGCATTAGCGTATGGTTGCGCATGGGTTTGTCGAGATAGATGGTAGAACAGGAAGGGACATCAAAACCGGTCATCCACATAGCACAGACAAATACAATGCGAAATGGATCATTCGGATCTTTGAATTTTTTATCCAGGTCTTCATTTACGATCCGCCTTCTATGTGGGGCAATATCCAATCCCTTTTCTTTGAAGGTTTCAATTTCATTCTGCTCCTGGGATACCACAACTGCCATGTCGGTCTCTTTCATGAATTTGATTCTGATCAGATGTTCTTTTCTCTCAATTTCATTAACGGAGACTGGTTTTGATTCAAGTTCGTTGAGATATTTTTGCCAGTACTCCTGCACTTTATCATACATCTTTACCGCAGTTGCTTTATCGATGGAAATGACCATTGCCTTGCCAGTGGTCCCACGGCCCATGAAATGTGCAACAATATCTTCTGCGATCTTCTCAAGCCGGTCGTTCCTGGTAATAAGATGGTACTCCCGGGCAAATTCCCGGGCGACTTTCTTTTCCTGTTCTTCATCCAATTCTGCTTCTTCTATCAAGCATTCCAGATCTGTATTGAGGTCTTTATTGGTAAGCTGAAGTCCAGGGATGCGGTTTTCATAATACAGCGGTACTGTAGCTCCGTCCTCTACTGATTGTTTGAAATCATAGATACTGATATAATCCCCGAATACTTCTTTTGTTTTTTCTTCGCCAATGATAAGGGGTGTACCGGTAAAGGCAATAAAGGCAGCATTGGGAAGAGCATTGCGCATATTGGTGGCAAGTATATCGTACTGACTGCGATGTGCTTCGTCAGTGATTACAATGATATCATCCCGGTCTGAGATCTTGGGGTAGGTTTCATCTTTATCGGTTCGGAATTTCTGTATCAATGTGAAAATGAAACGGTGGTCTTCACTCAGGAGTTGTTGCAGGTGTTTGCCACTTGTGGCCTGTACGTGTTCTTCTGTTACGATTCCCGTATTGGCAAAATTTTTATAGATCTGGTCGTCCAGTTCCTGCCTGTCGGTTATCATAACAAAGGTATAGTTCCCGGGAATTTTGCGCAGTACCTTTTGGGAAAAGAAGATCATTGAGTAACTCTTCCCGCTTCCCTGTGTATGCCAGAATACTCCCAGTTTCCCCTGATTCTCTTTAATCTGTAATAGCGCTTCAGTGGCATTGTTCACACCCAGGTATTGATGGTTCTTTGCCACGAATTTTGCGAGACCGCCACTGATCTCACTGAAAATGGTGAAATTCTCTATAATATCCAGCAGGCGGGAAGGTTCACAGGTCCCACGGATCATAGTATCCAGTGAAATGATACCCTCTTCCCCTTCGCTGTTGATCTTTTTCCATTCTGTGAAGTGCTCCCAAGCAGCGGTCATGCTGCCGATTTTGCTGATACTTCCATTTGAGAGTAGAATTAATGCATTGTACCAGAAGACCTGGGGGATGGTTGATTTATAGTCGCGCAGATTATCCTGATATGCATGTTCCAGACGCCTGTGGGATGCTTTGAGTTCAATGAAAACGAGGGGCAGTCCATTGACAAAACCCACCAGATCGGGCCGGCGCTTGTACATATCACCTGACACCCAGAACTGGGACGCAAGGAAGAAGTCATTATTTGAATGATTGTTCCAGTCAATGACCTGTACTGTTTCTACAATTTCTTCATTCTCATTATCCTGAAATGAGACTTTTACGCCATTTTTTAATAATTGGTATACTTCGCGGTTGGCATTGGCAGGGCTCATAATGCTTCTATCACGGGCCAGTTCTTCAATAGCCAGTTCAATGACTTCTTTGGGAAGAGCAGGATTTAATCGTTCCAATGCCAAACGTAATCGGGGCAATATCACTACTTCGCTGGATGTCTCACGACCAAGTGTACAATCTTCACCGAATTTTTCATCAAAACAGTTGCCAGTTTCCCACCCTAATCCGGCAAATAGAGCAATTGCGGGTTGTTCAACAAGATTGTCTTCTGAGTAGTCATTTACCATTTTTAGCTTATCCTTCTAATTTTGACTATTTATTTTCAGATTCACGTCTTTTGAGTTCGTCAGCAATTTTCTGTGCTATGCTTTTGTGGTACATCCTACATAATGTGGAGCGAATTGGAAGGTTATACCCCCATTGGCTGGATTCAGCTGGTCTGACAGCTTTTTCAGGTTGGACAATTGTTTCCCAGGTTACGTGACGATTAAATTCTTGTTCATTTTCTTTTCCGAAGACTGATCCAGAAGAAAATGCATCCCTTTCTCCTAATATTCCAACAGCAGCTACGCCACGTCCGTTAATGTATGCAAAAACACGTCCTCCTGGTTCTGGCCGGTTTAGATATTCCTGGGTATTGGGATAACCATGAACAGCAATAACTGATTGGTCAAACATTTTCTGGTATGCACCTTTACCATAAGTTTCATTAGTATTGAAAAACCAATCTCCAGACCAGCCCCATTTTGGGGCAATAGGTTGAATATCAATTTTTGAAATCTGAAGAAAAACCTGGCCATTATTTTCATAGAATTGGAACGGAACATAATCAATGGGGACATTATATAATTCACTCAACCACTTTATTATCCGTTTCATACTTTCATCTACTGAAGACGCAAGAATGAACAATCGTCTTTGTTCTAGGAATTCATCATCTCGAAAATCAGGATTTTCACTAAAATTTTTAAATTCTTCAAACAAATCACCAGCATTTACCCCTTTATATTTTTTCCACCTATCATTGAAATCTTCGTATTCCCAAGATGCCAACAGTGCTGCATAATCAAGGATTTGTCCCACTGTATTTCTATCTGACCAATCCCGTTTTATTTCGATGATTATCAGATTTCCTTGACTGTCCACAGCAAGAAGATCAGCCATAACTTCACCGCTGATTTCCTGTGCGATTATCATAACTGAATCAGGGTTTGAAAATAATAATTTGGGCTCGGTGGCCATCCAATTCTCAATATTTTTTTCATTAATTTTAAGAGAAGAAGCATTACGGAGAGCAAATGGTGTGAAGTGACTTGTGTTCAAATCCACATTGTAAATACTATAATTATCTTGCATCTGCGAACACTATTGTTATTTTTTATATATATACCCACTTTATTGAATTGTCAAATCTAACAAATCAGGATCTGCAATCCATCCCTCAAGTGGGTCGCAGTCTGAATAGTCCTATTTTGTCCGTTTTGCCGTTGAATTGCCGATATATTGCCGATAATGTTCGTTTAATGTATAGGCACGTGCCCGCCGGGACGGGTCTGCCACCTCCAGCCACCCTTCTTCCACCCAATTCTTTAACAGCACCCGTGCCATGCGCTGGGAGAGGCCTAAGGTATTGGCTACTTCAGAAGAGGTGATCTGCTCCTTTTTGGTGAACAGTGCCAGTACTGTCCTTGCCCGCGGATCAAGCCGGCGCAGAGCTTCAGGTTCAATGGTAATGCCTTCATCCAGACTGCGCAGTGCCTCCTCCCTGGCAGCAGTGAATACTTCTGCCAAAAGCCTGACAAAATATTCCAGCCATGAGGTCAGGTCGGCTGTGGGACGGCCTTCGTAATAGTTGTGGTGCGGATGGACGACCAGAGCCTGATAATAAGCGTCAAGGTCGCGTGCATGGTGCTCTTCAAGTGAAAAGAAGCCGTGTAATCCATAACCGCCCCTGTGTAAGATAAACGTGGCCATCAGCCGGGCTGTCCTGCCGTTGCCGTCATAATAGGGATGGATGGTGACAAATTGGTAATGGACCAGTGCAGCGATGAGGGGCACTGGCACTCCATCTTTTGTGGCCGTATTGCCCCAATTGACCAGAGCGGCCATGAGTACGGGCACATCTTTGGCTTCGGGCGGCATATACACAATAGCACCGGAGGCAGAATCCCGTATCACATTCTGGCCGTCACGGTACGGGCTGGGTCCGGCCCTCGCCCCTTTCTCAACCAGTGCATGCAGGCGCTTGATAAGGTCTTCAGTAAGAGGCACCCCTTTAGCCGCCCATTCTTCTACGCGTAGCAGGGCGTTCCAGTAGTTGCGCACCTCACCCACATCCCGCTCCCGGCCGAGGAATTGTTTTCCCTCGATGACCTGCTCTGCCTCTTCCAGTGTGAGCCTGTTGCCCTCTATCCGGGTGGAATAGTGGGTGGAGCGGATGCGGGCACGGCGGCGCAGTTCTTCCTGTACTGCCAGGGGAAGCGGTGTTTGTTCCACCACGGTCCGGTCAGCTTCGATCTGCATGAGGGCGGCGGCTGTGGCAGGGGCTATGGTGTAGGTGGGGTGCCAGAATGTCATATTTCAGACCCCAATAAAAGTATCAAGCCACCAATGCGGCCTGTGCACCCTTTAGCGACACATTCAATTCATTCATTTGCACAACCTTTGAGGCATCCAGAATTTCTATCTCAAGTATCTTCTTGTCTTTCGAGTAATGCGCGATAATTCCTTCAGCAAGGTCAACAGAATCTACGGGTTTACCTTCCCTGAGTTGAATTATCAATGCATCCGTATCAGGGGAGTATTTTATCTGCAAAGTTATTACCTCCTTTAAAGTATCTTTTTGCGGTTGGATAATATACCGTTACAAGAACTGGCAATTTATGGTCATATTCATAGACTGCTCTAATTATATGTCCATTATATCTTTTATGAGCAATAAATCTGTTATTATGACCGGTCACCACTTCTTCCGGAAATAGCAAGGTCTCAATAACCTGTTCGGGTTTTAAACTCCATACAGCGATACGCTCTAATGAGTGCCATGTAAGTAGCAATTCAACTTCTTTGGCTGCAACTTTGATTTTATAAAGCCTGCCTTTTGATTTGTCTTCGGTTCCCAAGATTTTGATTTTCATGCTCCACCGTTATCCGGCATCAGAATGTTAATTTTTTCCACATCCATCTCGCCTGAGATCAGCTTCGGCAGGAGCAGGTCGCAGGTGCGGACGCTGGTGCTCTTGCCTTCCAATTCCTGCCTGGCTATGGTGAATTTATGGTCGGCGTAGCGGAGAAAGATCAGGCCCAGTACAGGTGTTGAATATTCGGATGATTTCAGTTTGGAATTGGCGCGGAGCTCGTCGGCGGCTTCCCACAGGCGTTTTTCTATTTCGGTATTATTGGTAGCTATGTGTATACCTCACGTACATTTTTCTTAGATTGGTAATGATATGAAACAGAACTTGCTGAATCATAACGGTGCTGCTATTCTAGCCTGTGAATTTATAATCAATCGTAATATATGTTAGCATATGACCGTCGCACTGGAACCCATGGTCGATGAACCTGCCCTGGTTATTGAGAATACCATCCGGGTACTTGTGGTGGCAGATATCCATCTTGGGATCGAATGGGACCTTGGCAATAGCGGTATTGTGGTCCCGAGCCAGTCCGCTGGAGGACTTGCAAGGATACTGGAATACCTGGATACAGCAAAACCTGACAGGCTCGTGCTGCTGGGGGATGTGAAACATAATGTGCCACGGATATCCTGGCAGGAACGGGAGGAAGTGCCCCATTTCCTTGAACGTATTGCCAGAAGGGTTCCGGTTGACATCGTGCCAGGCAACCATGACGGGGACATGGAATTCCTGTTGAGGCAAATCCCGGCAGGGCCTGAAGTGATACTGCAACCGGCCAGGGGTTTTGTGCAAGATGGCGTGGGGTACTTCCACGGTCATACCTGGCCGGACCCTGGCCTGCTGGCCTGCAGCCATATTATCATGGCACACAACCACCCCACAATCAGGTTCACGGACGCACTGGGTTCCAGCAGTACCGAACCTGCCTGGATACGCACCCGGTTACTCCGCTCACCGCTGGAATCACATTACCGCCTGACCGGTGATGAACTGCCGTGGTCTGACCCTGAAGTGGTGATCATGCCCGCATTTTGCCAGCTCTGCGGGGGAGTGGCATTCAATGAATCAATGCACGAAGACCTGCTGGGTCCGCTATTTGCAGCAAAGGTTGTGAATATGGATGACGGGCAGGCGTACCTGCTGGATGGTACCAGGCTGGGAAAACTGAAGGATATGCGTAAACTGGATATTACAAAGAAACGGGCAGACCCGATACGAAAAAGAACTAATCGTCGCGGTACGGTATCTCGATGACCATGAACTCTTCTGCGATGCATACATTGTTAAACTCCTTCAAAGCATCTTCCAGTAACTGTGATGTATCCTCTGAATAACGGGAGCTGATATGGGTCAGCACAAGCTGGTGCACATTTGCCAGGGATGCCAGGGATGCCGCCTCCCCTGCCGTGGAATGCATGGACTCGTTGGCCCAGTCCACCATGTCATCGGCAAGGGTCGAGTCATGGATAAGGATATCTGCTTTGTCGCTTGCTACAAAAACGCCGCTGCATGGCCTGGTATCACCGGAATAGACTATCCTGCGGCCCGGTCTCGGGGAGCCTACAACGTCACTGCTCTTTATGATCCTTCCCTGGAATTCGACATCTTCTCCATTATGCAGGCGCTTGAACAGCGGTCCTGGAGGTATACCGAGTTCGAGGGCTTTATCACGGTCGAACCGTCCGGGCCTGTCTGCTTCCGCCAGGGCATAACCAACAGAGGGTACACTATGTTCGGTCCTGATAGCATCAATGTAATACTCACCCCTGTCCACCCTGTCCCCGGGATGTAATTCAATGGCCTGGATCTCGTATTTCAATTTATAGAATCCTATTGCCAGCATCAACCGGACGAATTCATTCACCCAGCGGGGACCGTATATTTTAAGAGGTTCTGTACGACCGTTAAAGTTCATGGTCTGTATCAGGCCCGGGATACCAAGGATATGGTCGGCATGGAAATGGGTGATGAATATGGAGGTCAGGTTGCCCATTCCGGTCTTGGCCCGCATCATTTGCTGCTGGGTGCCCTCTCCGCAGTCGAACAACATAAGCTCGCCCTTGCGGTTTACCAGAATAGCTGAAGGATTTCGTTTTGGGGTTGGTACACTGCCGCCGGTACCAAGGAATGTAACTCTGAGCATCTAATGGTTTTATGGTATCTATGCTATTAAATAATATCCTTACATTTTTAATTTAACTGATCTTACTTTTTCATCCAGTCCTTTACAGCCTTGCAGCCGGTGGTCTATCGTGATGCTGGTCAATACCCGGTTGACGCCCATATCCATTACAGCTTTGTGGGCTGCCTTGCACGCATCGAATATCTCGTCTATGCTCCCTGCCTGTATGGCAGTGCCCATTGGACATATCTGGTATTGCACATTGTGTTCATCCAGTGCTTTTACGGCGGTCGATATATAGCGGCTTAAGGAATCACCTTCGCCCAGGACTGCTAACTGGAGTTGTGCAGTAATTATTAATTCAGTCAATAGGAATACCCCCTAATTGTTACGTGAAGTGATACGTTTAGTACTAATCAAGAAAAGATATGCGTTTATTTCTATATAGCATGCACTATGAATGATAAAAATACGGTAATAATGCCAGATATGGATAAAATTGTCATACCGTAATTCATAATTTCAGCATGAAAAACGATATTTATCCGAGATTATCAGTGATTATTAACAACAAAACAACAACATCATTATGATAATAATTATTATATGCACATTAATATAATTTCCCGTTGAAAGAAGGGGCTAGTTAAAACTATTTTTAGATGTTATCCTCATGGATTGCCGGCATTCTTTTTTCCCATGGTTCTCCTGAGGTCTCTCAAAACGTCTTCTCTATTTTGGTATATTCCTTCATCCAACCTTTCCAGCAACACACGTACATGCACCCTTCTGTCTCCGGCCATATCTATCACCTTCCATCCCTGGGAGGCAATGAGTTCCTGCTTCCCTGCCGGGAACCGTGCATCTTCCAGCAGTACCTCTCCCAGGGCCTCTGCCCCGTTATGCGTTGTTACTCTCGGGAACCGTCCCTCTTTGCGGTAAACTTTCAACCTTGCCGCGTCCCTGTACATCCTGCCGCCGTGGAATGACAGGTACATAGACCCGGAACTGGTGTCCTGTGCCCTCCTGTCTATCTCAATAAGTTCTTCATCATCGAACTGGTAGAGGTTGTGGTAACCATGTCCGAACAGTCTTGAGTACAGAATGTCTGAACGATAGGCAGGTCCGGACTCCCTTGACAGGTCCACACAGTGCACCATATTGAACTCCTGCATCGATCGAACCAGTTCGTCTCCCGGGAGCCCCCACCTGATCTCCCATACCAGCCGCACATCATCCAGCGGGACCGAGGCCAGAAGGTCGTGTATCCCTTTCACCGCCCTGTTTGGATCAAAGGACCGGGGGGTTTCCAGTACCAATAATCCTGAGCCCAGCCTCCTGCAAATCCCTATACTCTCTTCAAGCAGCCTGCATGAACGTTCAGACGGGGCCAGCATGTACCGGTGGGTCAGGTCACGATGACACCGTACCGAGAAGGTAAAACCTTCAGGAACCTTTTTCACCCAGGAATCCACCACCTCAGGGGACGGTGTCTGGTAGAACGTAGAGTTCACTTCCACAAAGTCGAATACCCGGGAATATGCTTCCAGGGTATCTGCACCCGGTATCCTGAAATATCCCCAGCCACAGGCCCCTGTCCTGTAATCCGGCATCAATTGATTTATCATCTGTCAAGGGTAATAATATTGCTGGAGTTGATGTGTATGGGTACTATACGGCTTGGATGTTCAGGCTGGGACTATCGTGACTGTGGGGGTACGCTGTATGAGCGGGACGAGCCTTCGAAGCTCAGGGCATATACTTCACTGTTCAATACCGC
This genomic stretch from ANME-2 cluster archaeon harbors:
- a CDS encoding cobalt-precorrin-7 (C(5))-methyltransferase gives rise to the protein MKIVGVGIGPGMVTPEAALTIQQAGMVYGSPRALELAAEYICCEARAIEDYGRVRDLPSDAVLLSTGDPNLSGLGKFAGPNDVVIPGISSLQAACARLKVNLAGIVVVNAHGRNPAPVAIKFRRAITLGSTIFLLPSPHFGVDEVVSILGSIRLDVPVAVLEKLGYPDEHVEIGTIDNKPVISSQLYCMIVGPALEHTMK
- a CDS encoding Fic family protein, producing the protein MTFWHPTYTIAPATAAALMQIEADRTVVEQTPLPLAVQEELRRRARIRSTHYSTRIEGNRLTLEEAEQVIEGKQFLGRERDVGEVRNYWNALLRVEEWAAKGVPLTEDLIKRLHALVEKGARAGPSPYRDGQNVIRDSASGAIVYMPPEAKDVPVLMAALVNWGNTATKDGVPVPLIAALVHYQFVTIHPYYDGNGRTARLMATFILHRGGYGLHGFFSLEEHHARDLDAYYQALVVHPHHNYYEGRPTADLTSWLEYFVRLLAEVFTAAREEALRSLDEGITIEPEALRRLDPRARTVLALFTKKEQITSSEVANTLGLSQRMARVLLKNWVEEGWLEVADPSRRARAYTLNEHYRQYIGNSTAKRTK
- a CDS encoding radical SAM protein, which produces MRTFSPILASKALWQLRIKKRPFVLSHGINARCNMHCDFCEYWKEEKDEMETGDILRMLDEAKRFGIKYYNAWTVEPLLRDDLPFIMAYARELGMITSMITNGKLLKQRAHELDVVDYLSVSVDGTDSYKDIRGMDFNDLLAGIEAANDGRRNPILMNCVISGQNLDDIEPLVHLAREMGVWISFEALNQSGGIGQDVWDRIGIQDTAKYERAVDSIIRLKKEGYPIINSLTYLKMVRDRTMDFTCHAADIILNVTSDGCIEHCRVQKERLGHASEGLEHVWESSKDQRARTARNCGGCLFFGYVEGSLLFDFKPEVMAHYEWI
- a CDS encoding DUF4258 domain-containing protein; this encodes MKIKILGTEDKSKGRLYKIKVAAKEVELLLTWHSLERIAVWSLKPEQVIETLLFPEEVVTGHNNRFIAHKRYNGHIIRAVYEYDHKLPVLVTVYYPTAKRYFKGGNNFADKILP
- a CDS encoding cobalt-precorrin-5B (C(1))-methyltransferase, with translation MKLIDPVNDFQIPREWLDRVDMPSRELAEGVRAGLLVVLSNGKVLHRGFTTGTTAAAAAKASVLSIQGEVDSVSVPTPAGIRAHLSTQAASGRAEVVKIPGDHESDATGGLVFIAEAIPSSRIELLAGPGIGRVTRGGLQVEVGMPAINPAPYRQILESIQEALDETGLEGAIVSLSVPDGVAVGAQTLNPRVGVEGGISILGTTGFVEPWSDHLGETRMDLIRDASNVVLTTGRVGMRYSQMLFPEHTVVMVGSRLDEGIKASGGETILCGLPGLILKWAVPDILEGTGFNTVLEMVDNDPTNPNLDRALEAAVNKAGRTRIILLDRDGTIIKDTESIA
- a CDS encoding DUF2283 domain-containing protein, with protein sequence MQIKYSPDTDALIIQLREGKPVDSVDLAEGIIAHYSKDKKILEIEILDASKVVQMNELNVSLKGAQAALVA
- a CDS encoding type I restriction endonuclease subunit R codes for the protein MVNDYSEDNLVEQPAIALFAGLGWETGNCFDEKFGEDCTLGRETSSEVVILPRLRLALERLNPALPKEVIELAIEELARDRSIMSPANANREVYQLLKNGVKVSFQDNENEEIVETVQVIDWNNHSNNDFFLASQFWVSGDMYKRRPDLVGFVNGLPLVFIELKASHRRLEHAYQDNLRDYKSTIPQVFWYNALILLSNGSISKIGSMTAAWEHFTEWKKINSEGEEGIISLDTMIRGTCEPSRLLDIIENFTIFSEISGGLAKFVAKNHQYLGVNNATEALLQIKENQGKLGVFWHTQGSGKSYSMIFFSQKVLRKIPGNYTFVMITDRQELDDQIYKNFANTGIVTEEHVQATSGKHLQQLLSEDHRFIFTLIQKFRTDKDETYPKISDRDDIIVITDEAHRSQYDILATNMRNALPNAAFIAFTGTPLIIGEEKTKEVFGDYISIYDFKQSVEDGATVPLYYENRIPGLQLTNKDLNTDLECLIEEAELDEEQEKKVAREFAREYHLITRNDRLEKIAEDIVAHFMGRGTTGKAMVISIDKATAVKMYDKVQEYWQKYLNELESKPVSVNEIERKEHLIRIKFMKETDMAVVVSQEQNEIETFKEKGLDIAPHRRRIVNEDLDKKFKDPNDPFRIVFVCAMWMTGFDVPSCSTIYLDKPMRNHTLMQTIARANRVFGDKLNGLIVDYIGVFRNLEKALAIYGSAGGGETKEGETPVRDKSELVQYLKQVINETTDFCKKRGINLAKIHAADGFKRVKLLDNAVEAILVNDDSKKKYLSLAVNVAKIYRAILPDPAANEFGPSQKLITVIAVKIRSLTPKADISDIMGEVEDLLDQSIATEGYIIQDPSEQSDVSKYLDLSQVNFEALKEAFEKGHKRIETEKLRASVENKLAQLIRLNKSRMDYLEKFQEMIDEYNSGSHNVEFFFTKLMAFAQEINAEEKRGIAEKLSEEELAIFDLLTRPEITLNEKEESQVKKVAQKLLETLKDEMLVLDWRKRQQSRAAVFVSIEETLDLLPRIYTPEVYQNKCDVVYQHVYDSYFGQGQSVYAASV